In Wenyingzhuangia fucanilytica, the following are encoded in one genomic region:
- a CDS encoding RluA family pseudouridine synthase gives MSAISTTYFNQQIKAITEPLPGAVAYPTQYKLPVKKKYEGLNIIDFFLELVPRSNKDIWLEKIQNQTLLINGKPATTSTIVKGGDITQHTSEPKTEPWVNNKIDLLFSDENIIIINKPAPLPMHPSGRFNKNSLTEILKLALPEEDLKIIHRLDANTTGIVILARNKEIVKSIGEQFENKSAQKTYLALVEGIPKKDSFNTNTKIGIQKTAGGGRASSNHGIEAYTEFKVLERYPNKNTTLLEVIPYTGRTNQIRLHLADLNHPIVGDYGYKDINYFKNNPLTYDTDCLFLHAWKLSFTYQNEPFLIEAPIPSKFNNH, from the coding sequence ATGAGCGCTATTTCTACAACGTATTTTAATCAGCAAATAAAGGCTATTACAGAACCTTTACCTGGCGCTGTTGCCTACCCTACTCAGTATAAACTTCCTGTTAAAAAAAAATATGAAGGATTAAATATTATTGATTTTTTTCTTGAACTAGTCCCACGTTCGAACAAAGATATTTGGCTAGAAAAAATACAGAATCAAACTTTATTGATTAACGGAAAACCCGCAACAACATCAACCATAGTAAAAGGAGGAGATATTACTCAACACACCTCAGAACCTAAAACAGAACCTTGGGTAAATAATAAAATAGACTTATTGTTTAGTGATGAAAACATCATTATTATTAACAAACCCGCTCCACTCCCAATGCACCCTAGCGGAAGGTTTAACAAGAATAGTTTAACCGAAATTTTAAAATTAGCACTACCCGAAGAAGATTTAAAAATCATCCATAGATTAGATGCCAACACCACAGGAATTGTTATTTTGGCTAGAAACAAAGAAATTGTAAAAAGTATAGGAGAACAGTTTGAAAACAAATCAGCCCAAAAAACTTATTTAGCCTTGGTTGAAGGAATTCCTAAAAAAGATTCTTTTAACACTAATACAAAAATAGGAATTCAGAAAACCGCCGGAGGAGGAAGAGCTAGTTCTAACCACGGAATAGAAGCCTACACAGAGTTTAAGGTTTTAGAAAGATATCCTAATAAAAATACCACATTGCTAGAGGTGATTCCTTATACTGGTAGAACTAATCAAATTAGACTACATTTAGCCGACTTAAACCATCCCATAGTTGGTGATTATGGATACAAGGACATCAACTACTTTAAAAACAATCCTCTTACATACGATACGGATTGTTTGTTCCTACATGCCTGGAAACTTTCTTTTACTTACCAAAACGAACCTTTTTTAATAGAAGCTCCTATTCCATCAAAATTCAACAATCATTAA